One Bartonella tribocorum CIP 105476 genomic window carries:
- the rlmN gene encoding 23S rRNA (adenine(2503)-C(2))-methyltransferase RlmN, which yields MAISYDLRPVGSCLERKTDNIVVKESSKLSLIGLSQDEIVQALKTVGVPERQTRMRARQLWHWLYVRGVSNFDEMLNISKVMQETLKHHFSIARPEIVGEQISKDGTRKWLLRFPARGAGRPVEIETVYIPEEGRGTLCLSSQVGCTLTCSFCHTGTQMLVRNLTAEEILAQLLVARDCLGDFPDKNTPDGAIVPVEGRKVTNIVMMGMGEPLYNYEAVKKALLIASDGDGLSLSKRRITLSTSGVVPGIIRTGEEIGVMLAISLHAVHDTVRDMLVPINKKYPLTLLMDACRNYPGLSNAKRITFEYVMLKDINDSLDDAKRLIQLLKGIPAKINLIPFNPWPGSNYQCSDWEQIERFADVVNQAGYASPIRTPRGRDILAACGQLKSASERLRKSERLKLENAIGH from the coding sequence AACGAAAAACAGATAATATTGTTGTGAAGGAGAGTTCTAAACTCTCTTTAATTGGATTATCGCAAGATGAGATAGTGCAAGCTTTGAAGACTGTTGGTGTACCAGAGCGTCAAACGCGTATGCGTGCACGTCAGCTTTGGCATTGGCTTTATGTACGTGGTGTTTCAAATTTTGATGAAATGCTGAATATTTCTAAAGTAATGCAGGAAACACTTAAACATCATTTTTCCATTGCGCGTCCGGAAATTGTTGGAGAACAAATATCAAAGGATGGTACACGTAAATGGCTCTTACGTTTTCCAGCACGTGGGGCTGGAAGGCCTGTTGAAATTGAAACGGTTTATATCCCTGAAGAAGGACGTGGTACTTTATGTCTTTCATCGCAAGTAGGGTGTACGTTAACCTGCTCTTTTTGTCATACGGGAACGCAGATGCTTGTTCGCAATTTGACCGCGGAAGAAATTTTGGCACAATTATTGGTTGCACGTGATTGTTTGGGTGATTTTCCTGATAAGAATACCCCTGATGGGGCAATTGTTCCTGTTGAAGGACGCAAAGTTACCAATATTGTTATGATGGGAATGGGAGAACCTCTTTATAATTATGAAGCTGTAAAAAAAGCTTTATTGATTGCTTCTGATGGCGATGGGCTTTCTTTATCAAAACGTCGGATTACGCTTTCAACCAGTGGGGTTGTTCCTGGAATTATTCGCACTGGGGAAGAAATTGGTGTTATGTTAGCAATTTCACTCCACGCCGTACACGATACAGTAAGGGATATGCTTGTTCCGATCAATAAAAAATATCCGCTTACTTTGTTAATGGATGCTTGCCGTAATTATCCTGGTCTGTCTAATGCAAAACGAATCACATTTGAATATGTTATGCTGAAAGATATCAATGATAGTTTAGATGATGCTAAGCGATTAATTCAGTTATTGAAAGGGATTCCTGCTAAGATCAATTTAATTCCTTTTAATCCGTGGCCAGGGAGTAATTATCAATGTTCTGATTGGGAGCAAATCGAGCGTTTTGCTGATGTTGTTAATCAAGCAGGCTATGCTTCTCCTATTCGCACACCGCGTGGACGCGATATCTTAGCTGCATGTGGACAGCTTAAATCGGCTTCAGAGCGCTTACGGAAATCTGAACGTTTGAAACTTGAAAATGCCATTGGTCATTAG